Proteins from one Setaria italica strain Yugu1 chromosome V, Setaria_italica_v2.0, whole genome shotgun sequence genomic window:
- the LOC101766258 gene encoding gibberellin 20 oxidase 2, with product MVSQAQQEPALPHSSSTAKRAAASLMDARPAQPLLLRAPTPSIDLPASKPDRAAAAAGKAAAASVFDLRREPKIPAPFVWPHDDARPASAAELDVPLVDVGVLRNGDRAGLRRAAAQVAAACATHGFFQVCGHGVGADLARAALDGASDFFRLPLAEKQRARRVPGTVSGYTSAHADRFASKLPWKETLSFGFHDGAASPVVVDYFAGTLGQDFEAVGRVYQRYCEEMKALSLTIMELLELSLGVERGYYRDFFEDSRSIMRCNYYPPCPEPERTLGTGPHCDPTALTILLQDDVGGLEVLVDGDWRPVRPVPGAMVINIGDTFMALSNGRYKSCLHRAVVNQRQERRSLAFFLCPREDRVVRPPASGAVGEAPRRYPDFTWADLMRFTQRHYRADTRTLDAFTRWLSHGPAQDAPVAAAAST from the exons ATGGTGTCCCAAGCACAGCAAGAGCCAGCTCTGCCtcacagcagcagcaccgccAAGCGCGCAGCCGCGTCACTCATGGACGCCCGCCCGGCccagcctctcctcctccgcgccccgACTCCCAGCATTGACCTCCCCGCGTCCAAGCCGGAcagggccgccgcggcggccggcaaggccgccgccgcctccgtgtTCGACCTGCGGCGGGAGCCCAAGATCCCGGCGCCATTCGTGTGGCCGCACGACGACGCgcggccggcgtcggcggcggagctggacgTGCCGTTGGTGGACGTGGGCGTGCTGCGCAATGGCGACCGCGCGGGGCTGCGGCGCGCTGCGGCGCAGGTGGCCGCGGCGTGCGCGACGCACGGGTTCTTCCAGGTGTGCGGGCACGGCGTGGGCGCGGACCTGGCGCGCGCGGCGCTGGACGGCGCCAGTGACTTCTTCCGGCTGCCGCTGGCGGAGAAGCAGCGCGCCCGGCGCGTCCCGGGGACCGTGTCCGGGTACACGAGCGCGCACGCCGACCGGTTCGCGTCCAAGCTCCCCTGGAAGGAGACCCTCTCCTTCGGGTTCCACGACGGCGCCGCGTCGCCCGTCGTCGTCGACTACTTCGCCGGCACCCTCGGGCAGGACTTCGAGGCAGTGGG GCGGGTGTACCAGAGGTACTGCGAGGAGATGAAGGCTCTGTCGCTGACGATCATGGAGCTCCTGGAGCTGAGCCTGGGCGTGGAGCGCGGCTACTACCGCGACTTCTTCGAGGACAGCCGCTCCATCATGCGGTGCAACTACTACCCGCCGTGCCCGGAGCCGGAGCGCACGCTGGGCACGGGCCCGCACTGCGACCCCACCGCGCTGACCATCCTCCTCCAGGACGACGTCGGCGGGCTCGAGGTCCTCGTCGACGGCGACTGGCGCCCCGTCCGCCCCGTCCCCGGCGCCATGGTCATCAACATCGGCGACACCTTCATG GCTCTGTCCAACGGGCGGTACAAGAGCTGCCTGCACCGGGCGGTGGTGAACCAGCGGCAGGAGCGGCGGTCGCTGGCCTTCTTCCTGTGCCCGCGCGAGGACCGGGTGGTGCGCCCGCCGGCcagcggcgccgtcggcgaggcgcccCGCCGCTACCCGGACTTCACCTGGGCCGACCTCATGCGCTTCACGCAGCGCCACTACCGCGCCGACACCCGCACGCTGGACGCCTTCACACGCTGGCTCTCCCACGGCCCGGCCCAGGACGcgccagtggcggcggcggcttccacCTAG